The DNA region GTATGGAGCAAGTGGGTCGCGTAGAAGGATTAAGCTTTGAGCGCATTGAAGGGATTTTCAAGCATCAGTATGCACAGAAAAAACACGGGATGGGCAGGAGTCAAACGCATTGGGATTGATGAAATCAGCAAGCGGAAAGGGCATCAAAACTTCGCCACCGTTATCGGCGACGTTGAGGCCGGGAAATTGATTGAAGTGATTGACAGTCACCAACAGGAAGACATTATTGAAATCCTGAAGCAGCAGCCCATAGAGGTGCGTGCAAAAGTTGAAGAGGTGAGCGTGGATATGTGGGGAGGATTCCCAAAGGTAGTCAAGAAAGTGTTTCCCAATGCCGTGGTAGTGATTGACCGCTTTCATGTCATGAAATTAGTCAATGAGGAGTTAAATAAAATTCGTAGACAATCGGGTGTATCAGACCGAGGTAGCAAATTCATTTTGCTCAAGAATGGCAAGGATTTAACAGCAGAAGAAAAGACAAAGTTAGAAGAGATTCTGAAACGGTCAAAGCGATTAGGAAAAGCCTATGAGTGGAAAGAAGAGTTTCGCGCGATTTATGAACAACCATTAACCGTTGAGGAAGGCAAGCGTCAGATCCAAGGGTGGCTCGATCAAGCGCGAGTCGTCTATAGTGAAGCAAGCACAACGATTCGTAACCATTTAGATGGGATTAGCAACTACTTTCGGAATCGCACAACGAGTGGCGCAATGGAGGGAATCAACAACCGAATTAAATTGATTAAACGGCAAGCTTATGGCTTTGTCAATTTCAACAATTTTCGAGAAAGACTATTAGCCTGCTTCTCTGATTAAATAAAGTTATCACAGTACTAACGGGAGAACCGCATATCCTGTCTTTTCTCAGCTTTTGCTGCCTCTCCTCAAAGCCATCTTTTTCGCATCGCACCCGAGTTAACTGGGACAGAAACCGGGACTAGATACAGCTATAGTAGGCACTCCGCTAAATTCAAGGCTATATTGTTACTGACCATTTCTGATTATGTAGGCTGATATATGGGATGGGGTTCTCCTGTTTTTAGCGTCTGTGCGTCTAATGATTCCTGGTTATGGGTTGCTTGGAATAGCCTGGATGACGCTTATGCTTTTCGGAAAAAGCCTGAAAAGCAGTTATCGATTGATTGCCTATTTTTTGCTGAAGCCCCATCAAAGGAAGCTGCTGTCAAAACAGCCCGTAATTTATTAGGTACTCATATTAAGCAGATTGGAAGTGAGTGGGCAGCAGAAGTCTGCCAAGCCATTGATAAGAAGCCCTACATTGATAGTGATGAGCCTGAGGTAGTCACTGATGAGCTTCAGAAATCTCTAGATCAACTTCATTCACTCACTGGATTAAGTGCGGTTAAGTCTACCGTTCAAGAATTGGTCAATATTGCAAAAGTAGCTCAGATGCAGCTTCAAGCAGGTATAAAAGCTCCTGCCATTACTAGACATCTTGTATTTACAGGAAATCCTGGTACAGGTAAGACGACTGTAGCCAGGATTTTAGGTGAGATTTATAAAAACCTCGGAGTCCTATCAAAAGGTCATTTTGCTGAAGTAGATCGGACAGATTTAGTCGCAGAATATTTAGGGCAAACCGCACCTAAAACAGCAAAAGTAGTCGAATCAGCTTTAGGTGGAGTTCTTTTTATTGATGAGGCCTATTCTCTGGTTCCCGATGGGCGTAGCGATATGTATGGACAGGAGGCAATTAATACTCTCTTGAAAATGATGGAGGATTACAGAGAAGATCTAGTCGTTATTGTTGCAGGATACAAAGATGAGATATCACGTTTCATTGACTCCAACCCTGGGCTGAAATCTAGATTTTCCAGATCAATCCACTTTGAAGATTATTCTGCTTCCGAGTTAACTGAGATTTTCAAAATCAGATGCGAACAGTATGGTTATCTACTTTCAGACGAGACTCTGAATTCAGTGCAGGATCTGGTAATGCATTTTGAGACTCAAATTGGAGAACTTGGAAATGGCAGATTCGTGAGAAATATTTTTGACCGCTGTGTTGCTATTCAGTGCAACCGTTTAGCAGCATTAACAAAACCCTCAAAGCAAGACCTAAAAACTTTTCTTCCTACCGATGTTCCAACTCATGGGCAACTCGCACAGTATCTGGTTTGAGATGATAAAGTATGCAGCGTCACCTACATGTTCCCTGAAGCGGGGTAGCGAAAGATCTTGTATCGGACAGACTTAACTCCTAATTTTACAGAGTTACATTGTTAGTGCGTATTCTCGAAAGATCTATGACATTAACCCTTGACCTGTCACCAGAGCTAGAGCAGTATCTTTTACAGGAAGCCAATCAACAAGGGCTTTCAGTAGAGGCATTAGCATTGCAACTTCTAGTAAATTCTATTTTGTTGAAGCAAAAACAAACTGAAGCAGTTAACTTGCTCCAGTCTTGGATTGATGATGAGGATGTGGAGGAACAGCAAGAGACAGGTCAGTATTTGATTCATACCTTAGATGATGATCGGCTGTCTGAGCGCAAGTTGTTTCCACTTGAGATGAAGGGTGTAACTTGGTGAGCCGAGTCATTATTTTAGATACTGGTCCGCTTGGTCTAGTGACGAATCCGAGATTATCTCCTAGAAGCGTTGCTTGTGCCCAATGGCTCCAGACTCATGTTACAGCAGGGAATCGCGTCATTATTCCAGAAATTGCAGATTACGAGGTTCGACGTGAATTGTTACGAGCAAACAAGACAAAGGGGATTGCTCGTCTAGATGATTTAGCCAAGTTTCTTGAGTATTTGCCGATTACAACGACTGCAATGCGTCAAGCAGCACAGCTTTGGGCGCAGGCTCGTCAGCAAGGGCAACCGACAGCAGGTGACAAAACGATTGACGGTGATATGATTTTGGTGGCTCAAGCAATGACTCTCGGAGTCCTAGGTGTTGTCATTGCGACAACGAATGTAGGGCACTTATCAAGATTTGTTGCAGCCGAATTGTGGCATGGTATTGCTCCAAGTTGATAGCCACCTAACAATGCGCTGGTGCGGACGGAACAGAGGTTATTGGTGAGAGTTTAAGGCTATCTGCCGCCGCACAACTTTACCGTTAGTCTGCTATCTTATCTTTGGAGGCATAACTCTGGATCATGATTAGGAATAGCTTGCTCCTCTGTTCCTGTATGTAGTACAAACAACTACTTTTTATGTCCGGTCAGTTTGCTGATGAATATGCATTTACATTAGATAGCCTATCGGTGGCGCTACAGAACTCTTACGACAACCTGAAGGAAGTAACTCTTTACAAAGAAAACTTGGATTACTCCAGACTGGTTGTTAATCGGTTACGAGCTTTTTACTGCGCTCAAAACAGCATCAAGAAGTTCCTTGATAAGAGAGTTGCACAGGCTGGTGCAGATTTTTTTGTGGAAGTAATCCTTTTCTCCTTGAAACTTTTTAATGAGGTTGAAAGACTAAATTTGGAAATCGCCTCAGAACGTGCGATACAGCGTAAGCGCAAGGCAATCCGGCCTGATATCAGTATTTGGAGAGGAGATGATCTACTTGCTGCTGTTGAATGCAAGACTCAGCTTGGCTGGAGGCGAAATGACTGGGCTGCCCATTTTGACGACCGTGAACAAAAGCTGCAAGAAATTTTTCCGGGCGCAAAAATGTTTCTGCTAGTCATGACAAATTGTAACTGGTCAGGTTTCGGGAACGACCCAAGATCAGGTCAACGGCTACTCTGCCTTCTCAAAGACTGCTGGCCGACACAGATTTCCCAAAGCTTCGACCCGTTGATACTAGAGCACCCGATTGAACGCCTCCTTGAGCAAGTTAAATGTCTGTAAGCCAATATTTGTAATGGTTCTAAGTGAACATGTTTAGGCACTGGCAATTGTGCTAGGGTTTAAACAGATATTCGATACAATCCTATGACTGCCTTAGCTCAAGAAATTCTCAACAACTTTGATCGGTTGCCTGATACAGAGCAGATGGAGATTGCGCTAGAAATCTTGCGGCGAATTATTAATTTTGATTTTCCACCTTTGACAGACGAAGATCTAACCTTGAGTGCAGAGGAGTTATTCTTAGTCTTAGATCAGCAAGAACCAGATTATGAGTAGCCCTGTTCGTGGTGAGGTGTGGTTGGTGGATCTGGGCTATGTTGCAAAGGTTAGGCCATGTCTAGTGGTTAGCATTCCAGTTCTGATGCAAGATCGAGCTTTGGCAACACTGGTTCCTCACACGACAAGTCCAAGAGGTTCCCGCTTCGAGGTTGATGTGAAAGTAAGGTTTTTGAAACCGGGAGCCTTTGATGTTCAGAATCTCGTTACCATCCCCCATGCCAAACTGTTGAGGAAATTGGGTGAATTGGACTCAGAGCAGTTATCCCAGGTTGAAGATGTCTTGCTTTTCTGGCTAGGGTTCGAAGATATAGACTTTGATGAAGAGTCGTAACAATCTGGTCTCTGCTGCCGCAGGCTAACACTGCGTTGGTGCGGACGGCACAGAGTTTAGAGGATGTCTTAAAAGTCTAGGTATAGCGCAAGGTGGGGTTAAAGAAGCTCTCATCCCATAATCTGTCAGAAGAAATGATTATCGACACAGGAATGAGAGCAATGGAACTATCCTATCCGACCGACATGAGCGATGAGCAATGGGAGCTATTGTCCAAACTGCTGCCCTCAGCAAAATCAGGTGGACGATCCCGGAGTGGGGCGCATCTAGGGGTTGGGGGAGGCAAAGTAGGATTTGCGAGAATAGGAGAGAACCCAAAAAAGGCGCACCCACAGGGCACGCCTGAAACAATAAACTTCTAGATCTATGCTAGCGCTTGGTCAATCGTTCGAATCGGATACTCCTACGTGGCAGGATTTTTACGAGAAACTGCAAACAAGTACGACGCTTGCCAGTCTGGTGTTAACGGCCTGGCAAATGGGATTGTGGTTTGCCAAAACATTGGTTGAACAGCAACTGGATGAACGAGCCAAGCGGTCGGATGCATGGGGAATCTGTGGGACGTGCGGCCATTGCCTCCAGAGTAAAGGGTTTGTGAGTCGCCGGATATTAACCCTGGTGGGGTGGGTAGAGTGGAAACGACGAGTTGGACGGTGCCCCAATCAGTGTCCTGGAAGTTACTCGACTCCGTTTGATCGGGTGTTGGCCATTACGCCCTATCAGCAAACCTCGATCGAACTCATGCGTTTAGGCTGTTTACTCGCCGTATTTTTACCGTTTGAGTTAGCGGTGCAGTTATTGGAGCAACTGTGTGGCATTCGCAGTTATGGCAAGCGGCTCAAGCCTATGGCACAACGATTCCACGTCGTACTCCAGAGAAATGGTTTGAGCAATTACGCCATCGACTACGGCATGGTTATGTGCTCGGTATTATCAAAGAGGGTGCGATGCGAAAAAGATGGCTTTGAGGAGAGGCAGCAAAAGCTGAGAAAAGACAGGATATGCACAATGATCGGTGCAGAGTGAAAAAACATCCTGTCTCTAGTGAATATGAATATACCTGCAACCCTGGATCTCAACCAAGCCATTGAAACATTTAAGCAAACCATTGCCCCACTGCTGGCCGTGGGGGAAATTTCCAGTTGGGATGGAGTGGCGTTGAAAGCACGGGAGGAGGCAATCCGCGCCGCGGCTCTGGTGCTAGCCGGCCAGGTGATTGCCCTGCTGCTGCACGAACTCAGTGAGCATCCAGATAGCCAACGAGAAGCCAACCAACGGACCCGCTCATCACGAGGCTTCATGGCTCGCAGTCAAGGCAAACGCCGGGTCAAGGTATTAACCGTAGGCAATGTCGTCGTTGAGTTCAAGGTGGGCTACATTCTCAATGGGGTCTCTCAGCAGAAGCGGAAAGGCAAGCGGAAAGCCGGTCAACGGGGGCCATCCCAGGGACAGGGATTCTATCCCCTGCTGCGTTGGTTGGGACTGGAAGAGCAAGTCAGTCCCCTGGTTTGGAGCGTGGTTGCAGCGGCAGGGATGCTGTCGAGGTCCTTTGCGCAAGCGACTGAGCAGTTGCAGCAATGGGGCATTGAGTTGAGTGAGAAACGGGTGGTGCGACTGACCTATGGTTTTGGTCAAATCGGCCTGGCGTTAACCGACCAGTGGCTGGCTCAGTTGCAGCAAGGCCAACTGCCCACTGGCCAGACCTTTGAGGGACAGAGAGTGGGGTTGAGTGTCGATGGCGGGCGCACCCGGTTGCGATACAACAAACGGGGTAGACGACGGGCGACCAAGCGGCGGGGGGATCGGGGGCATTGGCGAGAACCCAAACTATTCACCCTCTATGCCATCGATGAGCAGGGCCAGCGCATCAATACAGTCAAATTACCGGTCATTAATGCAGCAATTCCAAATTCAGATTTTGACAGGAAGAACAACTGAAGAGAGGATAGAGATTCCTACGCGAGAGCCGAAACATGGAGAGTCTGCCCCTGAGTTTTGCTGTGTTGCTGAGCTATCTACGTCAAGTCGTGGAACAGATTGCTGACCCGCGACAGCCGAGCAATGGAACGCGCTACAAGCTGAGCGATGGGATTTTGGGGGCGTTTTCGGTGTTCTTCATGCAATGTGAATCGTTTCTAGAGCATCAGCGGCAGATGCAAAGTCAGCGGGGCAAAGACAACGCCCAAAGTTTGTTTGGGATTGCCCAGATTCCGAGTTCAGCGCAAATCCGCAATTTGTTGGATGAAGTGGCAGCGGTGGGATTGTTTGCCGTGTTTTTCCAGGTTTATGCCGCTTTGATGCGAGGGGGATATTTCAAATCCTATCAGCAATGGAATGGAGATTTGTTGGTGGCATTGGATGGCACGGAGTACTTCAAGTCGCAGAAGATTCACTGTCAGTACTGTTCGAGTCGAACCCACAAGAATGGCAAGGTCACTTACGTTCATCAGGCGATTTTGCCAGCGATTGTCGCGCCTGATCAACCGCAGGTGATTGCGTTAGTCCCAGAGTTTGTCACCCCGCAAGATGGGCATGAGAAGCAAGACTGTGAAGTGGCAGCCGCCAAACGGTGGATCAGCACTCATGCGGCTCGGTTTGGAACTCAAGGGATAACCCTGCTTGGAGATGACCTCTATAGCCATCAACCCCTGTGCGAACACTGCTTACAGCATCAACTCAGCTTTATTTTTACGTGTCTGCCACAGTCGCACCCTGCCCTCTACGACTGGCTGGGCTATTTGGATGCCAACGGCGAAGTCAAAACCTTAGAACAAGCGCAGTGGAACAAACGCACGAAAGAAATTTATCGCTACCGCTATGTCAATCAAATTCCGCTGCGCGACACCCAACCTGCTTTGCAAGTCAACTGGTGTGAACTCACAGTGGTGCGCGAATCAGACGGCAAAGTCCTCTACACCAATGCCTGGGTGACTGACCACGACCTGACTCCCGCAACGGTGCCCCACGTGGTCAGCGCTGGCAGAAGTCGGTGGAAGACTGAGAACGAAAATCATAACGTCCTCAAGACCAAGGGCTATCATCTCGAACATAACTTTGGCCATGGTCAACACCATCTAGCTGCTACTCTGCTCACCCTCAATCTCTTGGCATTCCTCTTTCATACCGTCTTGCATCTCGTTGACCTCTCCTATCAGCAGATTCGCCACAAGCGAGGGACGCGCAGGGGCTTTTTCCAAGATATTTTGGCGCTCACCAAATACCTCTGGTTTGAAAGTTGGCAGCATCTCCTCAATTTCATGCTCTCTGATTCCCCGCCTGCTCAAACTGCTGATTCCTCTTAGCTTTTTGAATTTAGAATTGCTGTCATTAATGACGGCACCTTTACCGGTATCGAAGGATTCATGAGCCTGCTGGAGATGTATCTGGTCAAATTGGGGGTTGTGCATGCCCAGCAAGTGTTGCTGCTAGCCGATGGCGCTCCTTGGATTTGGCACCGGATTCCCGCCCTTCTGGAACGCTTGGGCCTGCCCAAAGACCGACTGATTGAGTTGATTGACTTTTACCATGCCAGTCAGCATTTGAAGGATTTTGCTGAGGCGGCTTTTAGCAAAGCTCAAGTGGCACGGAAATGGTTCGAGGCAGCTCGTTCTAGCCTCAAACGGGGTAAGTTGGCGCAACTCCTGACACAGATGCAGCAGATTCTGGCTCAGAAACACACGCGCCAACAACGCAAGGCAATGACAACCCCATTCAACTACTTTAATGACCAACCCCAGCGCTTTGCCTATGGGCAGGTACAGGCAATGAATCTACCGATTGGCAGTGGAGCCATTGAGAGTCTAATCCGCCAGGTGGTCAACCTGCGGCTCAAGGGAAATGGCAAGTTTTGGTTGCCTGAACATGCAGAAATTCTGCTTCAAGGTCGCTGTTATTGGGCGGCAGGACGATGGGACACCTTCTGTGCTGAAATTTTGACTGCCAAACTCGATGCCAAGCGGCTAGAAATTGTCGAGCCCAATGCGAGTGACTTAGCGGTGGCCTAACCTACCCATTTTTTCCGCTTGGCACCCTATCAAAGAATTGGGGCATTTATTGAACTACCGTTCCACCCCTGCTGCGGCCAAACCCACCTTGAAGCGAGTGCATCAGTATCTGAGCACCCATCGTCTTCACCTCCAGTACCGACAATTCAAGAAGTTGGGCTTCCCGATTGGTTCGGGCATGGTCGAAAGTGCTTGCAAGTGGTTGATTACGCAACGATTTAACCCACATTCCGCACTTTCAACTGGCACATCAGGGATTAACGACGCAGCCACGGACTCCCAGAAGCCTTGGCCAGAGATTTATCTCAATAAACAGCATCTATTCTCAACTGCGCTCTAATGGTTCATGCGAACTAATAGCCTCATATTCTTTGCTCAGCAAGGCTTTCAGGGTTAAATGTTTGAGTGTGACACTTAAAGGGCGGAAAGTGGGATTTAAGGGAACGGGCATGCGTTGGAGTGAGAATGGATTTAATCATCTGCTGCATCTGCGAGTCGCTTGGGTCAATGGGCGATTTGATTCCTTGTTTGCCGACTTCTCACTGACGCCCATTCTTTACTCCCCCAACCGCTAGGTGCGCCCACCCCTGGGTTTTGACGTTGGGTCGCACGACTTGGGAGTTGGGGAGTTGGGTGGTCAATATCTTGATGCTGGGGATGATGTACAACGGGGTGTCTATTCCCTTGCGCTGGTGGATGCTCGACAAGAAAGGGAATTCCAATACGGACGAGCGAATTGACCTGATTGAGGCGTTTTGCCAGGTCTTTCCCGAAGCTGAAGTTGCCTACTTGACGGCAGATCGTGAGTTCCTGGGGCAAGATTGGTTTGAGTATTTGCTCGACCAAGCACTGATCGAATTTCGGATTCGATTGCGCGAGAGGGACAAACTCGATGATGGCCGCAAATCTCTCAAAGCCTCAGTCGTCTTCAGTCACTTACAAATTAACCAGCATCAGGTGTTGCGTCGCCCTCGTCTAATTTGGGGGCATCAGGTCTACGTGGCGGCCATGCGCTTGGAAGATCGCTCATTGTTGATTGTGGTCTCTTCCCAACCTGCGGGTCGAGCGTTCGCGGATTACGCCAAGCGGTGGTCGATTGAAACCCTATTCGGCATCTTCAAAACCAGAGGTTTTTGTCTCGAATCGACGCACCTGAAAGACCCAGAGCGCTTGAGTAAGCTTTTGGCCTTGCTCACCATCGCCTTGTACTGGGCACTCACAACGGGGGAATGGTTGACCAGCCAAACTCCGATTGTCATCAAAAAGCATGGTCGTTTGGCGAAAAGTATTTTTCGCACTGGATTTGACCATCTTCGTCGTGTCCTGTTAAATCTCGAACAAAAGGCTGACGAATTTTTTCAAGTTCTACATTTTTTGTCCTGTACTTAGCTGGAACGTATGTGAAGTACAGATAGGTTACAGTCGCATCTGGTAAGAAGCTAGTCTGATGCAACCTGGTAACGGTGAGTGGCTATACGGGCTATACTATAGCCATGAGCCTAATGTATGGGGAAATATGAAGTTCAATGTAACGCTTGATCGTGATGAAGATGGTACATGGATCGCAGAGTGCCCTAGCATTCCGGGTTGTGTCAGTCAAGGTCAGACTAAAGAAGAAGCACTAGAGAATATCAAAGATGCAATAGCCGCCTGTTTACAAGTTCGTGCAGAGCGTGGCTTGCCACTGACTATAGAAACTCGTCAAGTTGAGGTTGTGGCTTAGTTATGGCATCCGCTCTTCCTGTTCTCAGTGGGCGTGAAGTCGTTCGTGTGTTTGAATCATTTGGCTGGGAGGTTGCGCGTCAAAGTGGAAGTCATATCATTCTGGTTAAGGAAGGAGAAATAGCTACACTATCTATTCCTGAACATCGTGAAGTAGCAAAGGGAACACTGAGAAGTTTGATTCGTACTGCGGGACTGACAGTCAGCGAGTTTGTTTCCGCAGTTTGATGGATAAGTTGCCACCTAACAACCGTGTTGCAGCGGACTATTTAGAGAGCTTGGTTGTGATGCAACAGTCAGTTGTTGCCGCTGAACACGACCGTTCTACTGCTTTGTGCAAGGGTTTTGGCAACCTTTGAGCCAAACTTGTTGGACAGCAAGTATCGAATCAGAACCAGGAAAATGAGAGTGTGGAATAGCTTTGTCATAATTGGTGAATGCCAGATTGTAAAATAGAGGTGGCAAACCATTATTCTTGAGAAATCGTATCCGTACACGGGGTAAAGCAGAGAGTGCAAGTCATAGGAGAGTAAGTCTGCTAGGCTAAAACACAGGGAATCCCCCTATGCCACTTTAAGCGAAACTTCAGTAGAAGACTGGGCCAACACACCGGAAAGTGTCAAGCAGTTGGTGCAGCGCTTATTGGAGCGCATTGAGCCATTGGAGGCAGGGCAGCAAGCGTTACAAGAGCAAATCAAGCGGAATTCCAAAAACTCCTCGCAACCCCCTTCGCAAGATCCCCCGAAAGGATTCAACGTCACCCCCAAGAAGAAAAGTGGCAAAAGGCGAGGTGGACAACCGGGGCATCAGGGACATTCACAGGAACTTTACCCCCGGAACAATGTACGCGCATCAAGAACCACTACCCTGAGGTGTGTTGCGAATGATGGCGAGATTGTAGATAGTTGTCGCTATGGGGAGAGACAGCGGCCGCTACAGTGCTTACAACTGGCTGAGCTTGCAATGGCGACAATTATGTTAGGCGCATTTGAAACGGGATTTCACCCAAATTGCTGAACGGGGTGGGGTGAGTCAGACATTAGGCGAGCAACTTCTGCAACAGCAAGAGCAATTGTTTGAGCTATGGTATCAGGTACGAGATGGAACCTGAGCACGCCCACAGTGGATAGAAGCCGTGGCACCGATTCGACAACGGGTGAAAGACCTGTTGGAAGAAGGGGCGGCTTACCCGATTGGAACCAAAGAAAAGCCCCCCCTGGCAAAGACGGTGCGACCTTGTCAGCAGTTGCTCAAAGTCGAACCGGCCCTCTGGTTATTTGTCACAACCGCTGGGGTAGAGCCAACCAATAATGCCGCAGAACAGGCAATTCGTCCTGTGGTGTTGTGGCGACGCTGTAGCTATGGTTCCCAAAGTGAGGCAGGCAGTTTGTTTGTCGGACGCATGATGACCGTCGTAGCAACGCTGCGCTGGCAAAATCGCCATGTCCTCGATTATCTCGCCGATGCTTGGCGTGCCAAGCGTCAAGGCTTGCCTGCGCCTTCTTTACTGCCGCTTCCCGAACTGCCTCAATCCTCCTGACTGTCTCTCTAACCCTGTGTACGGATACGAGTGATGAGACGATCGCGTAACGCCCACTTCTCACAGTCCAGCAGTAGGGAGATGAGCGCGGATGGTCGGGGAAGAGCGATCGCAGGCCGCAAGGGGCTGATGCGATCGCCCTGGTTAAGCGGACGCAACGGGTTGTTGACGGAATCCCTTCGCCCCTCCTGTGGTAAACCAGTATTCCCAGCGACCCCCAGCAGCGTTTGACCAGGTTTTGAGGTCAAATTGTC from Leptodesmis sichuanensis A121 includes:
- a CDS encoding type II toxin-antitoxin system HicA family toxin, translating into MASALPVLSGREVVRVFESFGWEVARQSGSHIILVKEGEIATLSIPEHREVAKGTLRSLIRTAGLTVSEFVSAV
- a CDS encoding type II toxin-antitoxin system PemK/MazF family toxin; this translates as MSSPVRGEVWLVDLGYVAKVRPCLVVSIPVLMQDRALATLVPHTTSPRGSRFEVDVKVRFLKPGAFDVQNLVTIPHAKLLRKLGELDSEQLSQVEDVLLFWLGFEDIDFDEES
- a CDS encoding ISL3 family transposase, with amino-acid sequence MHRKNTGWAGVKRIGIDEISKRKGHQNFATVIGDVEAGKLIEVIDSHQQEDIIEILKQQPIEVRAKVEEVSVDMWGGFPKVVKKVFPNAVVVIDRFHVMKLVNEELNKIRRQSGVSDRGSKFILLKNGKDLTAEEKTKLEEILKRSKRLGKAYEWKEEFRAIYEQPLTVEEGKRQIQGWLDQARVVYSEASTTIRNHLDGISNYFRNRTTSGAMEGINNRIKLIKRQAYGFVNFNNFRERLLACFSD
- a CDS encoding type II toxin-antitoxin system HicB family antitoxin → MQPGNGEWLYGLYYSHEPNVWGNMKFNVTLDRDEDGTWIAECPSIPGCVSQGQTKEEALENIKDAIAACLQVRAERGLPLTIETRQVEVVA
- a CDS encoding ISNCY family transposase, translating into MESLPLSFAVLLSYLRQVVEQIADPRQPSNGTRYKLSDGILGAFSVFFMQCESFLEHQRQMQSQRGKDNAQSLFGIAQIPSSAQIRNLLDEVAAVGLFAVFFQVYAALMRGGYFKSYQQWNGDLLVALDGTEYFKSQKIHCQYCSSRTHKNGKVTYVHQAILPAIVAPDQPQVIALVPEFVTPQDGHEKQDCEVAAAKRWISTHAARFGTQGITLLGDDLYSHQPLCEHCLQHQLSFIFTCLPQSHPALYDWLGYLDANGEVKTLEQAQWNKRTKEIYRYRYVNQIPLRDTQPALQVNWCELTVVRESDGKVLYTNAWVTDHDLTPATVPHVVSAGRSRWKTENENHNVLKTKGYHLEHNFGHGQHHLAATLLTLNLLAFLFHTVLHLVDLSYQQIRHKRGTRRGFFQDILALTKYLWFESWQHLLNFMLSDSPPAQTADSS
- a CDS encoding AAA family ATPase gives rise to the protein MGWGSPVFSVCASNDSWLWVAWNSLDDAYAFRKKPEKQLSIDCLFFAEAPSKEAAVKTARNLLGTHIKQIGSEWAAEVCQAIDKKPYIDSDEPEVVTDELQKSLDQLHSLTGLSAVKSTVQELVNIAKVAQMQLQAGIKAPAITRHLVFTGNPGTGKTTVARILGEIYKNLGVLSKGHFAEVDRTDLVAEYLGQTAPKTAKVVESALGGVLFIDEAYSLVPDGRSDMYGQEAINTLLKMMEDYREDLVVIVAGYKDEISRFIDSNPGLKSRFSRSIHFEDYSASELTEIFKIRCEQYGYLLSDETLNSVQDLVMHFETQIGELGNGRFVRNIFDRCVAIQCNRLAALTKPSKQDLKTFLPTDVPTHGQLAQYLV
- a CDS encoding PIN domain-containing protein; this encodes MSRVIILDTGPLGLVTNPRLSPRSVACAQWLQTHVTAGNRVIIPEIADYEVRRELLRANKTKGIARLDDLAKFLEYLPITTTAMRQAAQLWAQARQQGQPTAGDKTIDGDMILVAQAMTLGVLGVVIATTNVGHLSRFVAAELWHGIAPS